One window of the Pseudomonas lurida genome contains the following:
- a CDS encoding autotransporter outer membrane beta-barrel domain-containing protein, with the protein MKIQKNKLVLAIIGASSCYWSVGSALGYGIAPNPGSVTLIGTTWNNGDANVYSGYTANNFFGSHSTDVIVEAKDGGIFQASGNMKIVGAGQVNLSNKGVISIGSYFNLGDRNNATPPNQAANQLSLNVLSGSTLIARGLNLGRGINDRATVLIDGAGTSVNIGDGWAVLGVTGGQVKATVSGGAVFNSAEAIKVGKATAADGSHTQFIVKDSGSTVNTKDIYAEGDISIGSGTKVNATNALTFKDAGSTVTVENNDGQQSLNTPKVVFSSPGTLVFNTNGPSESLFNSTIEGKGTIKKTGDGVTRLTGDSSKFSGELNINQGEIVLDEDFGDSFSSANVGSGGVLSGVGNILGALSVSDGGEYKGSGDIFGDVKISDKGVFAGTGHIFSDLNVGTGSTLSPGAKALGTVKVTGNASFNDSSVYSVSLDASGKSDLVEVSSDTSRTNTGKTVIGSNVNVLVFTIDPIVDYRKPQSYTILKSENGIVGNFSKVVLQNGFLSANVDRQNTYINLGLTLNPNAFQTAAKTKNQSAVAGALYGLSSSSENLGLFNKVLALGTDFNAARSAFDALSGEFYASAKTALIENEFSLGQAVNQQLLGEFNKDGELRPTKSVWIRPYSDNTRFGAGGGTSALTNSTDGVLAGVDFPVFNDARVGVMAGAGHSKSDAKSLLTKNSSDDYSFGVYGSKDIGKISLRGGVIYGKHDVDTKRDVEFSGFSDKVSSKYTVDTIQTFAEADYKISLGVATLKPFVNLSRIDMDTSGFKEKGGAEAITGKRDSVAVNTSTAGVRTSLPFKIKNTNGSIYASVGWQHVLGDVSPDATMSIGGSPSFKVSGAKLSRDAAMIGVGANIKLLKDVSLGIGYSGNFGSEAQSNGVDATLKIVF; encoded by the coding sequence ATGAAAATTCAAAAAAATAAACTCGTGTTGGCGATAATAGGTGCTTCCAGTTGCTATTGGTCTGTAGGAAGTGCTTTGGGTTATGGTATTGCACCAAATCCTGGATCTGTGACTCTTATCGGGACAACATGGAATAATGGAGATGCTAACGTATACAGCGGGTACACCGCTAATAATTTTTTTGGTAGTCATAGTACTGATGTGATTGTGGAAGCGAAGGATGGCGGTATTTTTCAAGCTTCAGGAAATATGAAAATCGTAGGCGCTGGTCAGGTAAATCTCTCTAATAAAGGGGTTATTTCTATCGGTTCGTATTTTAATCTTGGAGATAGAAATAACGCCACTCCGCCGAATCAAGCGGCCAATCAGCTAAGTCTAAACGTATTATCTGGTTCTACTCTAATCGCTCGAGGTCTGAATCTTGGGCGTGGTATAAACGACCGTGCTACTGTGCTCATTGATGGGGCTGGCACGAGTGTTAATATTGGTGACGGATGGGCGGTTTTAGGTGTCACAGGTGGTCAAGTAAAAGCTACTGTTTCCGGCGGTGCTGTGTTCAATTCGGCCGAAGCTATCAAGGTAGGGAAAGCAACTGCCGCAGATGGAAGTCATACCCAGTTTATAGTTAAGGATAGTGGCTCGACTGTTAATACTAAAGATATTTATGCTGAGGGCGATATCAGTATTGGGAGTGGAACTAAAGTAAATGCCACAAATGCTTTAACCTTTAAGGATGCCGGCTCAACTGTTACTGTTGAAAACAATGATGGGCAGCAAAGCTTGAATACGCCTAAGGTTGTGTTCAGTAGTCCAGGGACTTTGGTTTTCAATACAAATGGCCCTTCCGAGTCACTGTTTAATTCGACTATTGAAGGTAAGGGTACTATTAAAAAAACGGGTGATGGCGTCACCAGATTGACAGGTGATAGCTCAAAGTTCTCAGGCGAATTAAATATTAATCAAGGTGAAATTGTTCTTGATGAAGATTTTGGTGATTCGTTTTCGTCTGCAAATGTTGGCAGTGGTGGAGTGCTCTCTGGGGTTGGTAATATACTAGGAGCGCTCAGCGTCAGTGACGGTGGGGAGTATAAAGGTTCAGGTGATATTTTTGGGGACGTGAAGATCTCTGATAAAGGAGTATTCGCCGGTACTGGCCATATTTTTTCGGATTTGAATGTTGGTACGGGTTCGACTTTATCTCCTGGTGCCAAGGCCTTGGGGACTGTAAAAGTTACTGGTAATGCAAGCTTTAACGATAGTTCTGTATATTCTGTCTCGTTAGATGCAAGCGGAAAAAGCGATCTGGTTGAAGTGAGTTCAGATACAAGTAGGACTAATACTGGGAAGACGGTCATTGGCAGTAATGTCAATGTTCTTGTTTTCACTATTGACCCAATAGTGGATTATAGAAAGCCTCAGAGCTATACAATTCTTAAGTCTGAAAATGGAATTGTTGGTAATTTTTCAAAAGTTGTCCTGCAGAATGGCTTTCTTTCTGCAAATGTTGATCGTCAGAATACGTACATTAATTTAGGTCTTACACTCAATCCCAATGCGTTTCAGACTGCGGCTAAAACAAAAAATCAATCTGCAGTTGCAGGTGCTTTATATGGCCTGAGTTCTTCTAGCGAAAATTTGGGTTTGTTTAATAAGGTCCTGGCGCTTGGTACGGACTTCAACGCTGCTCGTTCGGCTTTTGATGCGTTGTCCGGCGAATTCTACGCTTCTGCTAAAACTGCTCTCATAGAGAATGAGTTTTCGCTAGGGCAAGCAGTGAATCAACAACTCCTTGGAGAATTTAATAAAGATGGAGAGCTACGCCCGACGAAGTCTGTGTGGATTCGTCCATACAGTGACAACACTCGGTTCGGGGCTGGTGGGGGAACATCAGCGTTAACAAATAGTACTGATGGTGTGCTTGCGGGTGTTGATTTCCCTGTTTTTAACGACGCAAGAGTTGGTGTAATGGCTGGTGCCGGACACTCCAAGTCAGATGCAAAATCTCTATTGACGAAGAACTCATCAGACGACTATAGTTTTGGCGTTTATGGCTCAAAGGACATAGGCAAAATCTCGTTGCGTGGTGGTGTGATTTACGGCAAGCATGACGTTGATACTAAGCGTGATGTAGAGTTTTCAGGCTTTTCCGATAAGGTTTCTTCGAAATATACAGTTGATACTATCCAAACCTTTGCTGAGGCGGACTATAAAATTAGTTTGGGTGTGGCAACACTTAAACCATTTGTTAATTTGTCTCGGATTGACATGGATACCTCAGGGTTTAAAGAAAAGGGTGGTGCGGAAGCAATAACTGGAAAAAGAGATTCGGTTGCGGTTAACACCTCCACGGCGGGTGTGCGAACATCGCTGCCTTTTAAGATCAAGAATACTAATGGGTCAATTTATGCGAGTGTTGGATGGCAGCACGTTCTTGGCGATGTAAGCCCTGACGCAACCATGAGTATCGGTGGCTCTCCTAGTTTCAAAGTCTCCGGCGCAAAGCTTTCGCGTGACGCGGCGATGATTGGCGTGGGTGCAAATATAAAACTGCTGAAAGACGTCTCACTTGGCATTGGCTACTCAGGAAACTTTGGTTCCGAAGCTCAAAGCAATGGAGTCGATGCGACCCTGAAAATAGTTTTCTAG
- the phnX gene encoding phosphonoacetaldehyde hydrolase: MNYQQPSHVQALVLDWAGTVVDFGSFAPTQIFVEAFAEFGVAVSLEEARGPMGMGKWDHIRTLCNQPQIAERYRAAFDRLPTDDDVTALYERFMPLQIEKIALHSALIPGALETINALRDQGIKIGSCSGYPAIVMEKVVELARQNGYVADHVVATDDVPNGRPFPAQALANVIALGISDVATCVKVDDTWPGILEGRSAGMWTVALTCSGNALGLTYDQFKALPVEDLAAERTRIGKMFEGARPHYMIDTIVDLPSVVNDINSRLARGETPQGS, translated from the coding sequence ATGAACTATCAGCAACCCTCTCATGTACAAGCCTTGGTTCTCGACTGGGCTGGCACTGTGGTTGACTTCGGCTCTTTCGCCCCAACCCAGATTTTCGTAGAGGCTTTCGCAGAGTTCGGCGTAGCGGTTTCTCTTGAAGAGGCACGAGGCCCTATGGGCATGGGCAAGTGGGATCACATCCGCACGCTGTGCAATCAACCACAGATCGCCGAGCGCTATCGTGCTGCGTTTGATCGCTTGCCAACCGATGATGATGTCACTGCACTGTACGAACGTTTCATGCCCTTGCAAATCGAGAAAATCGCCCTTCACTCCGCGCTGATTCCTGGAGCCTTGGAGACCATCAATGCCTTGCGTGACCAAGGTATTAAAATAGGCTCCTGCTCGGGTTACCCGGCCATTGTGATGGAAAAAGTGGTTGAGTTGGCTCGGCAGAACGGGTACGTCGCCGACCACGTGGTCGCGACTGACGACGTGCCCAACGGTCGGCCTTTCCCGGCACAGGCGCTGGCTAACGTGATTGCACTGGGGATCAGCGATGTTGCCACATGCGTTAAAGTCGATGACACATGGCCTGGCATTCTTGAAGGCCGCAGCGCAGGTATGTGGACGGTGGCACTGACATGTTCCGGCAATGCACTGGGACTGACTTACGACCAATTCAAGGCGTTACCCGTCGAAGATTTAGCGGCAGAACGGACCCGTATTGGCAAAATGTTCGAAGGCGCTCGCCCGCATTACATGATCGACACTATTGTCGACTTGCCGAGTGTCGTCAATGACATCAATTCGCGGCTGGCACGAGGTGAAACGCCGCAAGGTTCTTGA
- a CDS encoding LysR substrate-binding domain-containing protein encodes MYQYHKWLRSFHAVAKTGSFTLAAEYLSVGQPTVSEQVNALEKKFCVELFHRRGRFIEMSAAGHKLYAITQGLFGQEDEAVQLLQSFKQHKTGMLRLGAVSPPIAMNLTYELMQRHPDIELETSFSAEKETLDRLFNFDIDVAILALSEFDQRFDTQLYRRYPIIAVVLEDHPWVSQAEVHVEQISQEKWVMREKSSRTRQLVEESCKRLDVSLNCVMQLNSREAIVHAIAKGIGIGFVSAVEYAQTPGTKPITFVNHPFSIDYHLCCLGIRRNRPMIAELFDSSPTPEI; translated from the coding sequence ATGTACCAGTATCATAAGTGGTTACGTTCTTTTCACGCTGTCGCGAAGACCGGCAGTTTTACCCTTGCTGCCGAGTACCTCAGCGTTGGCCAGCCGACGGTGAGTGAGCAAGTCAACGCACTGGAAAAAAAGTTCTGCGTGGAACTGTTCCACCGCCGCGGCCGCTTCATCGAAATGAGTGCCGCAGGGCACAAACTCTATGCGATCACTCAAGGACTGTTTGGGCAAGAGGATGAGGCCGTGCAACTTCTGCAAAGTTTCAAGCAACACAAAACAGGGATGTTGCGTCTGGGCGCGGTGTCACCGCCCATTGCGATGAACCTGACGTACGAATTGATGCAGCGTCATCCAGATATCGAGCTTGAAACTTCTTTTTCCGCAGAAAAGGAGACGCTGGACCGGCTGTTCAACTTCGACATCGATGTTGCAATCCTGGCGCTGTCTGAATTCGACCAGCGCTTTGATACGCAGCTGTACCGTCGCTATCCAATTATTGCTGTTGTGCTTGAGGACCATCCTTGGGTAAGCCAAGCAGAAGTGCACGTCGAGCAAATCAGCCAAGAGAAATGGGTGATGCGGGAGAAAAGCTCGCGGACTCGGCAATTGGTAGAAGAAAGTTGTAAGCGCCTTGATGTCTCGTTGAATTGCGTTATGCAGCTTAATAGTCGAGAAGCCATCGTTCATGCCATTGCAAAGGGCATCGGCATCGGTTTTGTGTCTGCCGTCGAGTACGCCCAAACGCCAGGGACAAAACCGATCACGTTTGTAAATCACCCGTTTTCCATCGACTACCACTTGTGTTGTCTGGGTATTCGCAGAAACCGGCCAATGATTGCGGAATTATTCGACTCAAGCCCAACGCCAGAAATTTGA
- a CDS encoding MFS transporter, with protein sequence MNRAQTMPVLSANTASFRAAQWRMLLAAMFCYLFFYTGRQTFGFAIPGIQAEFGFTKEHLGWASAAMLWAYAIGQAINGNLADKYGGRRIMTAGAVLSCAANWLTSFASNFAALILPWGINGYFQALGWAPGSRLISNWWSAGERGKVYGLYVFAAGSASVLSYVTSIVVLEVMHLEWRWIFRLPVLLMLAGGIIFYLVARERPQDMGFEPLADTGVANAEDKNHEVAHGEEETSAQRYKAVLKNVRLIIAAVSLGFQNAARYGLIVWVPVHFLGANWKSGDSMIDPKWITVALPVGMAIGALSNGWISDKLFGSKRYLAIMLYMALGAATSLWMWTLAPHSPMGLIALFLCGFFVYGPASSFWALCPDLVGAKRAGTATGVMNFSSYLFAGLAEPLIGSMLDSTGNTSLIFIVVTSACVCSAAVALFIRR encoded by the coding sequence ATGAATCGTGCCCAAACCATGCCTGTTCTTTCCGCAAACACTGCCTCGTTCCGCGCGGCCCAATGGCGAATGCTACTGGCCGCAATGTTTTGTTATTTGTTTTTCTATACGGGTCGGCAAACGTTCGGTTTCGCCATCCCGGGTATTCAAGCTGAATTCGGTTTCACCAAAGAACATCTTGGATGGGCCTCGGCCGCCATGCTTTGGGCGTATGCCATAGGCCAGGCCATCAACGGCAATCTTGCGGATAAATATGGTGGCCGCCGAATCATGACGGCCGGCGCTGTACTCTCCTGCGCAGCCAACTGGTTGACCAGTTTTGCCAGCAACTTTGCCGCACTGATCCTGCCTTGGGGAATCAACGGTTATTTCCAGGCTCTGGGATGGGCACCGGGTAGCCGGCTGATCTCCAACTGGTGGAGCGCAGGTGAGCGCGGCAAGGTGTATGGCTTGTACGTGTTCGCCGCTGGCAGTGCCTCGGTGTTGTCTTATGTGACCTCAATTGTGGTGCTCGAAGTGATGCACCTAGAGTGGCGCTGGATATTCCGCCTGCCCGTACTGCTGATGCTGGCGGGGGGCATTATCTTCTATCTGGTTGCACGCGAACGCCCGCAGGACATGGGGTTTGAACCCCTTGCCGATACGGGGGTGGCCAACGCGGAGGACAAAAATCACGAAGTAGCCCACGGTGAAGAAGAGACTTCTGCTCAGCGCTATAAAGCGGTTTTGAAGAACGTTCGATTGATCATCGCAGCGGTGTCCCTAGGTTTTCAAAACGCCGCTCGCTACGGCTTAATCGTCTGGGTACCCGTGCATTTCCTGGGCGCGAACTGGAAAAGCGGCGACAGCATGATTGATCCCAAGTGGATCACCGTTGCGTTGCCAGTTGGCATGGCCATCGGAGCTCTAAGCAATGGCTGGATCTCGGACAAATTGTTCGGTTCCAAACGCTACCTGGCGATCATGCTTTACATGGCGCTGGGCGCTGCAACCAGTCTGTGGATGTGGACGCTGGCGCCTCACAGCCCAATGGGCCTCATTGCATTGTTCCTGTGCGGATTTTTCGTCTATGGCCCAGCATCGAGTTTTTGGGCGCTATGCCCTGACCTAGTTGGCGCTAAGCGTGCTGGTACAGCGACAGGCGTGATGAACTTCTCATCCTATCTGTTCGCGGGTCTGGCAGAACCGCTGATCGGCAGTATGCTCGACAGTACCGGCAATACATCGTTGATCTTCATCGTGGTGACTTCGGCGTGTGTTTGCAGTGCGGCAGTCGCGCTGTTCATAAGACGCTAA
- the psrA gene encoding iron-containing alcohol dehydrogenase PsrA, translating into MNTRFHNPVDTRFGWGSLLQLADVTENQKVALVTFPEARELGLIERIQDLLGDRLIYVVEDVQPNPDVAQLRDTYERFWQQAGDCHTVIAVGGGSAIDTAKALIVGTESGRFDELLALLATGKPFVPSRSKLLIAAPTTAGTGSEVTPWATIWDSASHKKYSLHLECTWPKVAIIDPQLMLTVPGSVTVSTGLDALSHALESVWNVNANPISDTFAISAIVDILECLPLLQRDLSNEELRSRMALAALKAGLAFSNTKTALAHSISYEMTLQYGLPHGIACSFTLPLVLGLAWGHNEARDRTLQRIFGNDLIKAQDQLRNFLHSLNVKTEFSDYGVTVEQAEQMINFAMQGARGKNFIGSLVA; encoded by the coding sequence ATGAATACTCGATTCCATAACCCAGTTGATACACGTTTCGGCTGGGGCAGCCTGCTCCAACTTGCCGACGTCACAGAGAATCAGAAAGTGGCTCTGGTGACCTTTCCTGAGGCACGCGAATTGGGGCTTATTGAGCGTATCCAGGATCTGCTGGGCGACCGTTTAATATATGTAGTCGAGGATGTCCAACCCAATCCGGACGTGGCCCAGTTGCGAGATACCTATGAACGTTTTTGGCAGCAGGCGGGTGACTGTCATACGGTGATCGCCGTCGGGGGGGGCAGCGCCATTGACACGGCCAAGGCACTGATCGTCGGAACTGAATCGGGGCGTTTCGATGAGTTGCTCGCCCTGTTGGCGACAGGCAAACCCTTTGTACCGTCACGCAGCAAATTACTGATCGCTGCTCCTACAACGGCGGGCACCGGTAGTGAAGTTACGCCTTGGGCGACGATCTGGGATTCGGCTAGTCACAAAAAGTATTCGCTGCACCTTGAGTGCACCTGGCCAAAAGTCGCCATTATCGACCCTCAGCTGATGCTGACGGTGCCGGGTAGTGTCACAGTTTCGACGGGATTGGATGCCTTGTCGCATGCCCTCGAATCGGTATGGAACGTCAACGCCAACCCGATTTCGGATACATTCGCCATCTCCGCCATCGTAGATATTTTGGAATGCCTGCCATTGCTGCAGCGTGATCTTTCAAATGAGGAACTGCGTTCGCGCATGGCGTTGGCTGCGCTCAAGGCCGGTCTGGCTTTTTCCAATACAAAGACTGCCCTTGCGCATTCCATCTCCTATGAAATGACACTCCAATACGGTTTGCCGCATGGCATCGCCTGCTCGTTCACTCTGCCACTGGTGCTCGGCCTCGCGTGGGGGCATAACGAGGCACGCGACCGGACACTTCAGCGAATATTCGGTAACGACTTGATCAAAGCACAGGATCAGTTGCGTAACTTCCTGCATAGCCTGAACGTGAAAACTGAGTTTTCGGATTACGGCGTCACTGTTGAGCAGGCGGAACAGATGATCAATTTCGCCATGCAGGGCGCACGAGGTAAGAATTTCATTGGCTCCCTGGTTGCTTAG
- a CDS encoding PFGI-1 class ICE element type IV pilus protein PilL2, with protein sequence MLYQLNRPLNAATLSALPLAVVLLSGCMSSPGSVEPEPVTEPAHIARPLSNAKAFVHAELSSAIRYGRYTLANTSPRAEQIDLLTQVIDIQIPDGLAPTVRDALAYVVRHSGYQLCPTNDDVQSLYMHPLPASHYRLGPISLRNALVTLAGVAWQPVIDEKTRTICFETRSPYELAWNVGSVSKTTDSKTRTGGE encoded by the coding sequence ATGCTCTACCAACTGAATCGACCGTTGAATGCCGCTACACTGTCCGCTTTGCCGCTAGCGGTAGTCTTGCTTTCAGGCTGTATGTCGTCTCCCGGATCGGTCGAGCCTGAACCGGTAACGGAGCCTGCCCATATTGCTCGGCCTTTGAGTAACGCTAAGGCTTTCGTACATGCGGAACTCTCATCGGCTATTCGTTATGGTCGCTACACCCTTGCCAATACGTCGCCCAGGGCAGAGCAAATCGATCTGCTGACCCAAGTGATCGACATCCAAATACCTGATGGACTTGCTCCTACGGTCCGGGATGCATTGGCGTACGTGGTGCGCCATTCGGGGTACCAGTTGTGCCCGACAAATGATGATGTGCAGTCGCTGTACATGCATCCCCTCCCGGCCTCGCATTACCGCCTGGGCCCAATCTCATTACGCAACGCGCTAGTGACGTTGGCAGGTGTTGCCTGGCAGCCAGTTATTGATGAAAAGACGCGAACCATTTGCTTTGAAACCCGCAGTCCTTATGAGCTCGCGTGGAATGTTGGCTCTGTAAGCAAGACCACAGACAGTAAGACGCGTACGGGAGGTGAGTGA
- a CDS encoding TIGR03759 family integrating conjugative element protein produces MKQRYLVIALSGLCISDWSEAYAQDQESVIENTRTQGQLTSPLEQSKASEWGLKAQEWQRYRELMEGPLGVYSPGIDPLTALGLEARDSEEQKRYTEMQAHAEYRRVTKLFAYQNAYDEAFARLYPNLLSVNLIGADNIPQSSPVTTQARLMVFVSIDCKGCVERVIRLQNSNHHFDLYLVGARGNDELIRGWANKAGIDPKKVRSRDITLNHDGGRWASLGDGESFPAVMRQVNGQWQRH; encoded by the coding sequence ATGAAGCAAAGGTATTTGGTAATCGCGCTGAGTGGCCTGTGCATTTCAGATTGGTCTGAGGCCTATGCGCAAGACCAGGAGTCAGTCATTGAAAACACTCGTACCCAGGGCCAGCTCACCTCCCCATTGGAACAATCAAAAGCCAGTGAATGGGGACTTAAGGCGCAAGAGTGGCAGCGTTACCGCGAGCTGATGGAAGGGCCACTGGGCGTCTACTCGCCCGGTATTGACCCCCTGACTGCGTTGGGCCTGGAGGCACGCGATAGCGAAGAGCAGAAGCGCTATACAGAGATGCAAGCGCATGCCGAGTACCGCCGAGTTACAAAGCTGTTTGCTTACCAGAATGCCTACGACGAGGCCTTCGCGCGGCTTTACCCCAACCTGCTATCCGTAAACTTGATAGGTGCCGACAACATACCCCAGTCCTCTCCTGTCACGACACAGGCCAGATTGATGGTCTTTGTTTCGATCGACTGCAAGGGATGCGTAGAGCGGGTTATACGACTTCAAAATTCAAATCACCACTTTGATCTTTACTTGGTGGGGGCACGAGGCAACGACGAGCTCATTCGAGGTTGGGCCAACAAAGCAGGCATTGACCCGAAGAAAGTGCGAAGCCGCGACATCACCCTGAATCACGACGGTGGCCGATGGGCCAGCCTAGGTGACGGAGAGTCATTCCCAGCAGTGATGCGACAGGTCAATGGTCAATGGCAGCGGCATTGA
- a CDS encoding transglycosylase SLT domain-containing protein translates to MAAALIVAGMFLTGGLAAVSASAYEGPPPAYQLATHRTGVPAEVLYALALQESGTALRGQLIPWPWTLNVAGKPYRFSRRETACSALLQAIRDVGTKAVDVGLGQINIGWNGERFLQPCEALDPYRNLAVATALLREHKTAENDWVTAAGRYHRPAGGVPAARYRKSFAQHLSRITHPSLQGPKTP, encoded by the coding sequence ATGGCAGCGGCATTGATCGTCGCTGGCATGTTTCTGACAGGAGGGCTGGCAGCAGTAAGCGCCTCAGCTTACGAAGGTCCGCCACCGGCTTATCAGTTGGCAACGCATCGCACGGGCGTTCCGGCAGAGGTGCTTTACGCACTGGCGCTTCAGGAAAGCGGTACAGCGTTGCGAGGCCAATTGATTCCCTGGCCCTGGACCTTAAACGTCGCCGGCAAGCCTTATCGCTTTTCACGTCGCGAGACGGCTTGCAGCGCACTACTTCAAGCCATACGCGATGTAGGTACTAAGGCAGTAGACGTTGGGCTGGGCCAAATCAATATTGGCTGGAACGGCGAACGTTTTCTCCAGCCGTGCGAAGCCCTGGATCCGTATCGCAATTTGGCGGTGGCTACCGCCCTACTCCGAGAGCACAAAACCGCAGAAAACGACTGGGTAACGGCCGCGGGACGCTATCACCGCCCGGCGGGCGGTGTACCCGCAGCACGCTATCGAAAGTCATTCGCTCAACACCTCTCTCGTATCACCCACCCATCACTTCAAGGACCGAAGACGCCATGA
- a CDS encoding integrating conjugative element protein gives MKMHLVLGVVTLLIYSFTHAALVVVEDVGGTSALPYYRTLNLPSDDQSAKPMILPPVRIDPYSEADMLPVKSEHLSPGKVENRVNNVPGLVPLFLVGDDYLSRRWLAARADLLHEISAVGLVVNVQHLDALTELRELGAGLEMVPASADDLALRMGVEHYPVLITATGIEQ, from the coding sequence ATGAAAATGCACCTCGTTTTGGGAGTCGTGACACTCCTGATTTACTCCTTCACTCATGCCGCCCTGGTTGTCGTAGAGGATGTTGGAGGTACTTCTGCTCTCCCCTACTACCGAACACTCAACCTGCCCTCTGACGACCAATCGGCCAAGCCCATGATCTTGCCGCCAGTGCGCATTGATCCATACAGCGAGGCTGATATGTTGCCGGTGAAGTCCGAGCATTTAAGCCCAGGCAAAGTCGAAAACCGCGTAAACAATGTCCCCGGGCTTGTGCCGTTATTTCTTGTGGGTGACGACTACCTCTCACGTCGCTGGTTAGCAGCCAGGGCGGATCTACTACATGAGATAAGTGCGGTCGGGTTAGTGGTGAACGTGCAGCACTTAGATGCACTGACAGAACTGCGTGAACTCGGTGCCGGACTTGAAATGGTGCCTGCGTCCGCAGATGACCTGGCCTTGCGAATGGGTGTGGAGCATTACCCAGTGCTGATCACTGCGACCGGCATAGAGCAGTAA